In Xylanibacter ruminicola 23, a single genomic region encodes these proteins:
- a CDS encoding transporter substrate-binding domain-containing protein — MMRIQMRKFILLFLSAVLLGSMVSFASCTVGKDNTIIVNQPTINRIQERGTILIGTTGDYRPLTFREADGTYWGFGIEVAGQIAKRLGVNIQFVPTSWPTLSTDVTSNPQAFDLAIGGITITDARKQTMLMSDGYLANGKTILCRASEADRYQKLADIDKPDVRVMVNPGGLNEKFANQNLTHATIIVHDKNEEIPSLIAEGQADVMITEITEAPYYIQTDTRLAAPLLNAPFTHGEIGVLMRQGQDDLLQLVNDVISQMKADGTLRQLHEKYGLVYAY; from the coding sequence ATGATGAGAATACAAATGCGTAAATTTATCCTTTTATTCCTCAGTGCCGTATTGTTAGGCAGTATGGTATCGTTTGCCTCGTGTACGGTAGGCAAGGATAATACTATCATTGTAAACCAGCCCACCATCAACCGTATTCAGGAGCGTGGCACCATCCTGATTGGCACTACGGGCGATTATCGTCCGTTAACCTTCCGCGAGGCCGACGGCACGTACTGGGGATTCGGTATCGAGGTGGCTGGTCAGATTGCCAAGCGCCTGGGCGTAAACATACAGTTTGTGCCAACCTCGTGGCCTACACTTTCTACCGATGTTACGTCCAATCCGCAAGCATTCGATCTGGCCATTGGCGGCATCACCATCACCGATGCCCGCAAACAAACCATGCTGATGAGCGATGGCTATCTGGCTAATGGTAAAACCATTCTGTGCCGGGCATCCGAGGCCGACCGCTACCAGAAACTGGCAGATATCGATAAGCCCGATGTACGTGTGATGGTGAACCCTGGCGGACTGAACGAGAAGTTTGCCAACCAGAATCTTACTCATGCCACCATCATTGTGCATGATAAGAACGAGGAGATACCATCGCTCATAGCCGAGGGCCAAGCCGATGTGATGATAACCGAGATTACCGAGGCACCTTATTATATACAGACCGATACCCGACTGGCAGCCCCGCTACTGAATGCCCCCTTTACCCATGGCGAGATAGGTGTACTGATGCGCCAGGGACAGGACGACCTGCTGCAACTGGTAAACGACGTCATCAGTCAGATGAAGGCCGACGGCACCCTGCGCCAACTACACGAGAAATACGGCCTGGTGTATGCTTATTAA
- a CDS encoding smalltalk protein, giving the protein MSKKETLKFIVQMIASIATAIVTALGATSCMGV; this is encoded by the coding sequence ATGAGTAAGAAGGAGACATTGAAGTTTATTGTGCAGATGATTGCGAGCATCGCGACTGCGATTGTGACGGCACTGGGAGCTACCTCGTGCATGGGAGTTTAG
- a CDS encoding MBL fold metallo-hydrolase, protein MEIKAIRMFDGGFMNQQFAFGGEGKEGTDEQIIYRSSLQNFLIDTGNEVILVDTGFQNDFKAPEKKLGAPLYMGEKVKDYMEAFAELGYKPEQVTKILITHKHPDHSAAIQYFPNAKVYISPEDADAMKLPEGGNIIRSEYKESFKNFPRAEKVADGIWFIEAKGHTKGNSIIIAENDGLYYMMHGDVTYCDAALKANKLSIVFEDIEAARITLDRVREFIQQNPTVYLSTHCPEGYENLEMKRVMTL, encoded by the coding sequence ATGGAGATTAAAGCAATTCGCATGTTCGATGGCGGTTTTATGAACCAGCAGTTTGCCTTTGGCGGTGAAGGTAAGGAAGGTACAGACGAACAGATTATCTACCGCAGCAGTTTGCAGAACTTCTTGATTGACACTGGAAACGAGGTGATTTTGGTTGACACTGGATTCCAGAACGATTTTAAGGCACCCGAGAAGAAACTGGGCGCGCCACTCTATATGGGCGAGAAAGTGAAGGATTATATGGAGGCCTTTGCCGAGTTGGGCTACAAGCCTGAGCAGGTAACGAAGATTCTTATCACGCACAAGCATCCCGACCACTCGGCTGCCATCCAGTATTTCCCCAATGCCAAGGTGTATATTTCGCCCGAGGATGCCGACGCCATGAAACTGCCAGAAGGTGGAAACATCATCCGTTCGGAATACAAGGAATCGTTCAAGAACTTCCCACGAGCCGAAAAAGTGGCCGATGGCATTTGGTTTATCGAGGCCAAGGGGCACACCAAGGGCAACAGCATTATCATTGCTGAGAACGATGGACTTTATTATATGATGCACGGCGACGTGACTTATTGCGATGCAGCCTTGAAAGCCAATAAGCTAAGTATCGTGTTCGAGGATATCGAGGCTGCCCGCATCACACTCGATCGTGTACGCGAGTTTATCCAGCAGAATCCCACCGTTTATCTCTCAACCCACTGTCCCGAGGGCTACGAGAATCTTGAGATGAAACGGGTAATGACGCTGTAA
- a CDS encoding PP2C family protein-serine/threonine phosphatase, which produces MKKLILLILILVSGMIPTWAQSAAADDIAQLQKQMYQLYNKNDETAFVDITNKLKVAAQKAGDERTFYKAWANQALYFANHQQRNKGQLIAKDMQQYALNHDHKYGIYTGTHVMGTIQSMMGDYQEGIQNFKKAISYLHENFPKESAAASWIELARISLTNRKIHQAIQDAEQALKEPNISAMHRLNAWSVICLSKVDTALYHVKDAAEYQKEFDYVWGEREKAKKAYGRDDSSGPVIAVWRKINDHQYDEAIALCNKLRSPLFRNDLLSLIHKRKGDYRNAYFTQQRYWELRDSINSRRNNHLLMEMTATMDLGRVELEAKELKLRNQQMRLDMAAEELENKKLEEEALMLKLKNRDAELANATMQLENDRLETNNKNLQLSEYLSKMHAQEEKEHAHHILIAAGGAIALLVICFLSFYLYRRQLSARRLKHAYHQLAVAYDQLEETTTAKERIESELRIARDIQMSMVPQAFPERSDLDLYGLMSPAKEVGGDLYSFEIIDNQLYFCLGDVSGKGVPASLFMAQAIRLFRAMAKQRRKPCDIANRLNNELSENNDNGMFVTMFIGEADLTTGHLYYCNAGHNPPLLDGEFIEVESNAPIGLWPELEYVGEEIDNIRGKMLFIYTDGLNEAENQAQEQYGDDQLQQMMQQMKSDTAKQVIEAFSQSVESHRNGIAPNDDLTMLAIRCIV; this is translated from the coding sequence ATGAAAAAGCTTATCCTTCTTATTTTGATACTTGTGTCTGGTATGATTCCGACTTGGGCACAGTCAGCAGCTGCCGACGACATCGCTCAACTGCAGAAACAGATGTACCAGCTCTACAATAAAAACGACGAGACGGCTTTCGTTGATATTACCAACAAACTGAAGGTAGCGGCCCAGAAGGCTGGCGACGAGCGCACCTTCTATAAGGCGTGGGCCAATCAGGCACTTTACTTTGCCAACCATCAGCAACGCAACAAGGGACAGCTCATCGCCAAGGATATGCAGCAGTATGCCCTGAACCACGACCATAAGTACGGCATCTATACAGGTACACATGTGATGGGCACCATACAGAGCATGATGGGCGACTATCAGGAGGGTATACAGAACTTCAAGAAAGCCATCAGCTATCTGCACGAGAATTTCCCCAAAGAGAGTGCGGCGGCCTCGTGGATAGAGCTGGCCAGAATCAGCCTTACCAACAGAAAAATACATCAGGCTATCCAAGATGCCGAACAAGCCCTGAAGGAACCAAATATCAGTGCCATGCATAGGTTGAACGCATGGTCGGTAATCTGTCTGAGTAAGGTGGACACAGCTTTATATCACGTAAAGGATGCGGCTGAATATCAGAAGGAGTTTGACTACGTTTGGGGCGAGCGCGAGAAAGCCAAGAAGGCATACGGGCGAGATGATTCAAGTGGTCCCGTCATCGCAGTATGGCGAAAAATCAACGACCATCAGTACGACGAAGCCATCGCTCTCTGCAATAAATTGAGATCGCCACTCTTCAGAAATGACTTGCTCAGCCTTATACACAAACGCAAGGGTGATTACAGAAATGCTTACTTTACGCAGCAGAGATATTGGGAGTTGCGCGACTCTATAAATAGCAGACGTAACAACCACCTGCTGATGGAGATGACCGCCACTATGGATCTGGGACGAGTGGAACTAGAGGCTAAGGAGTTGAAGTTGCGTAACCAGCAGATGCGACTCGATATGGCTGCCGAAGAGCTTGAGAACAAAAAGCTGGAGGAAGAGGCCCTGATGCTAAAACTAAAGAACCGTGACGCAGAACTGGCTAACGCTACTATGCAGCTGGAGAACGACAGACTTGAAACCAACAACAAGAACCTGCAACTGAGCGAATACCTATCGAAGATGCATGCCCAAGAGGAGAAGGAGCACGCACATCATATACTTATAGCAGCTGGAGGAGCTATAGCGTTGTTAGTAATCTGCTTCCTCAGCTTCTACCTATACCGCCGTCAACTGTCAGCACGCCGACTGAAACATGCCTACCACCAGCTGGCGGTTGCCTACGACCAGCTTGAGGAAACCACCACCGCCAAGGAGCGCATTGAGAGCGAGTTGCGCATCGCTCGCGATATTCAGATGTCGATGGTGCCACAGGCTTTCCCTGAGCGTAGCGACCTGGATCTCTATGGACTGATGTCGCCTGCGAAGGAAGTGGGTGGCGACCTCTATAGCTTCGAAATCATCGACAATCAGCTATACTTCTGCCTTGGCGATGTAAGCGGCAAGGGCGTTCCTGCCTCACTCTTTATGGCACAGGCCATCCGCCTTTTCCGCGCTATGGCCAAGCAGCGGCGTAAACCCTGCGATATTGCCAACCGCCTGAACAATGAGCTGTCGGAGAACAACGATAACGGCATGTTCGTCACCATGTTTATAGGCGAAGCCGACCTCACCACCGGCCATCTTTACTACTGCAATGCCGGACATAATCCTCCACTGCTCGATGGCGAGTTTATCGAAGTAGAATCGAATGCCCCCATCGGCCTGTGGCCTGAACTCGAATATGTAGGTGAAGAGATAGACAACATCAGGGGCAAAATGCTTTTTATCTATACTGACGGACTGAACGAGGCCGAAAACCAGGCACAGGAGCAGTATGGCGACGACCAGCTGCAACAGATGATGCAACAAATGAAATCAGATACTGCCAAGCAGGTTATCGAAGCCTTCAGCCAGTCGGTAGAGTCGCACCGCAACGGAATAGCACCTAATGACGACCTCACGATGCTCGCCATCAGATGTATCGTCTAA
- a CDS encoding DUF4890 domain-containing protein has protein sequence MKQMRQIMMTVALMLTAGAMAQSVDETQPKDGMPEMAMRPQRMKRITQEQMTRRMVRELMLDEKQTKMVTKLNKKFKKLIEGEQQDNMKGQRPPMGQGRPGGNQGGGAPGGGMGGPGGGGFGGGGFGGGSFGGGSFGGGMGGPGGGGGMQGGPGGGMPPGEGSQQQASYNYDRQQLKYDKKLRKLLSDDQYEGYLRLKPQFYSQRRIREFLLGGNGFNSEMGMPPGGFGGHGPQQKNIKYTGATTLKAATSETSKAYKSSTTDESALLISTNEAVTIAQPTISKTGDSDGGDNCSFYGVNAALLVKDGSTTTIKGGTITSSAKGANGVFSYGGNGGRNGAEGDGTTVIIEDTKITTTGNGSGGIMTTGGGVMKAKNLTVNTSGRSSAPIRSDRGGGTVTVEGGSYTSSGQGSPVIYSTADITVSNAVLTSTMSEGAVIEGKNSITLNNCQVSVSNTRRNSHAQFLDGIMLFQSFSGDAASGNSHFTMNGGTLTSSQGHLFHVTNTNAIITLNGVKLTNNDPGKVLLSVCADGWQGAANKAALNANSQQLEGNILVGSDSELTLILSDGSSFTGCIAGNITNAAGDTVSTETGKVDVTLGDGCTWNLTADTHITSFTGDVSCIKSNGHRLYVNGKQLSIAQ, from the coding sequence ATGAAACAGATGAGACAAATAATGATGACCGTTGCCTTGATGCTGACAGCAGGGGCAATGGCACAGAGTGTAGACGAGACTCAGCCAAAAGACGGTATGCCCGAAATGGCTATGAGGCCACAGCGAATGAAGCGAATAACTCAGGAACAGATGACCAGAAGGATGGTGAGAGAACTGATGTTAGACGAGAAGCAAACCAAGATGGTGACAAAACTGAACAAAAAGTTCAAGAAGCTTATTGAGGGAGAACAACAGGATAACATGAAAGGTCAGCGACCTCCTATGGGCCAAGGCCGCCCTGGTGGTAATCAGGGTGGTGGCGCACCTGGCGGCGGCATGGGTGGCCCTGGAGGCGGTGGCTTCGGCGGAGGTGGCTTCGGCGGAGGTAGTTTCGGCGGCGGTAGTTTCGGCGGCGGCATGGGCGGCCCTGGTGGTGGTGGCGGCATGCAGGGCGGTCCTGGAGGCGGTATGCCTCCTGGTGAGGGCAGTCAGCAGCAAGCCAGCTACAACTACGACAGGCAGCAACTGAAATATGATAAGAAGTTACGCAAGTTGCTATCCGACGATCAGTACGAAGGCTATCTCCGACTGAAGCCACAGTTCTACTCGCAGCGCCGAATCCGTGAGTTTCTGTTGGGCGGCAACGGCTTTAACAGCGAGATGGGTATGCCTCCAGGTGGTTTTGGTGGTCACGGACCGCAGCAAAAGAACATTAAGTACACGGGGGCAACAACTCTGAAAGCTGCAACATCCGAAACTAGCAAAGCCTATAAGAGTAGTACTACCGACGAAAGTGCCTTGCTGATCTCGACCAACGAGGCTGTGACCATCGCTCAACCTACCATCAGCAAGACCGGCGACTCCGACGGTGGCGATAACTGCAGTTTCTATGGTGTGAACGCAGCGCTGCTGGTAAAAGATGGCAGCACCACAACCATCAAGGGCGGTACCATCACCAGTAGTGCAAAGGGTGCCAACGGCGTATTCTCATACGGTGGCAATGGCGGCCGAAACGGTGCTGAGGGCGACGGAACCACAGTCATTATCGAGGACACCAAGATTACCACAACCGGCAATGGCTCTGGTGGTATTATGACCACAGGCGGCGGTGTGATGAAGGCCAAGAACCTGACGGTGAATACCAGTGGCCGTTCGTCGGCTCCGATACGTAGCGACCGCGGTGGCGGCACGGTTACCGTAGAGGGTGGTAGCTATACCAGTAGTGGTCAGGGATCGCCCGTAATTTATTCTACAGCTGATATTACCGTGAGCAATGCCGTACTTACGTCGACGATGTCAGAAGGCGCTGTTATCGAGGGTAAGAACAGTATTACATTAAACAACTGCCAGGTTTCTGTTAGCAACACGCGTCGCAACAGTCATGCCCAGTTCCTCGACGGTATCATGCTTTTCCAATCGTTCTCGGGCGACGCAGCCAGCGGCAACTCGCATTTCACCATGAATGGTGGCACATTAACGAGTAGTCAGGGTCATCTCTTCCACGTTACAAACACCAACGCCATCATCACCTTGAACGGCGTTAAACTGACGAACAACGACCCTGGGAAAGTGCTCCTTTCGGTATGTGCCGACGGATGGCAGGGAGCCGCTAACAAGGCTGCACTCAATGCCAACAGCCAGCAGTTGGAGGGTAACATCCTGGTGGGTAGCGACTCTGAACTCACGCTGATTCTTTCTGATGGCTCATCATTTACAGGCTGCATCGCCGGTAACATTACCAATGCTGCAGGCGACACTGTATCAACCGAGACAGGCAAGGTAGATGTAACGCTGGGCGACGGCTGCACCTGGAACCTCACCGCCGATACCCACATCACCTCATTCACAGGCGATGTATCATGTATCAAGTCAAACGGTCACCGCCTGTATGTAAACGGCAAGCAACTCAGTATTGCACAGTGA
- a CDS encoding hybrid sensor histidine kinase/response regulator transcription factor produces the protein MRKLLLLIVCLLGILTSEAKSDFSFRNLTMNDGLTANAVRNIVQDRNGYIWFGTDNGLCRYDGRRVLPFRINELGLNQYISALQVADEGLFVGTSIGVFYIDYQCHTFEKLPMGIRTTVTSFAMDKEGALWISTMGQGVWQYNIKSRQHKQYPIHTAGNVVAQVLVDNNNQIWTVTNWGAPYVQRLNRLHNQFEPVSLNFPAAYSALSMLQTRDGRYWLGTWEQGLLLMHGDGQLEQVLDLQRTKVGWHIHTLFELNDGRICIGCDDGLIILNPKTGDWRKFDDRFVYAITSDTEGGMWIGTFYNGVRYISPVGKRFEGFSMADGLPGNVISRFCEDRQGRIWIASDDGGLMCYLPKEQRFSDYPHQDILRKHNVHALCLSGNELWVGTYTNGVQVMNLETGQLHQYTQTSSPNSLDNSSCYALYSDERGWIWVGTMEGLNLYNRTKNQFERIANLNAMVIDIDKDRAGNLWISTQGNGLWKYHIATKKLKQYKHEDADKQSLPDNQVNCCLVDEAGKLWVGTLDGLCSYNPRTDDFTYVELDVPNHDVMGIIEDQGALWLSTERGIVRFEPGSGEVDSEKHPLTQPQTQRFTRHDGLVSEQFQPNACLKTKDGCIYFGSTTGFNSFYPYQIKTNSVMPPVYVTSLEILNCEERNADGLPIDLTLTKQITIGYSDSKMVTLSFASLSYCSPEKIQYAYMLEGFDRDWNYVGNQNRATYTNLPAGTYTFRVKATNNDGIWSDNEAELKIIVHPPFWWSWYAKLLYLVLMVMAVYYYVQLRLKRAGRQHQRELQLLNEQKEKEVREARLNFFTMIAHEIRTPVSLIIGPLEKMLKHGTPSDDLKVIDRNAHRLLELVNQLLDFRKVEQQSLVMHFATHNIYQLMVSVSERFAPTFEQNGKHFTVEYPSEHFTAIVDKEAIIKTISNLLTNANKYTKDQVRLSCSEDPDGEHLRISVSDNGVGIRQVDQERIFQPFFQAEGNQPGTGIGLNIVKNIVTQHHGTISVDSEIGKGSTFTIILPVIQTVTEPIEPANPSEPKAIDDHTAPAQSSNTTINYQQSTVNNQQSMLIVDDSEDMRQFLENNFKDKYHIITAGDGIEALHLLQQHQVSIIISDWMMPRMDGAEFCRRVRQNPLTSHIPFVMLTAKTDDNSKVKGMDVGADAYIEKPFSVQYLEACIRNILQIRRQLMEKFSTQPLEPVTEIAQNSTDNEFLKKMNQIIEENFSNSELNVDFLAERLNISRSGLFAKIRTLADVTPNEMIQIVRLKRAAQLLHEGGHMVSEVGYMVGFTNPSYFSKCFQKQFGIRPAEYMKSNGKN, from the coding sequence ATGAGAAAGTTATTGCTACTGATAGTTTGTTTGCTTGGTATTCTGACTTCAGAAGCCAAGAGCGATTTTAGTTTTCGCAACCTGACGATGAATGATGGTTTGACGGCTAACGCAGTGCGCAATATTGTACAAGATAGGAATGGCTACATCTGGTTTGGTACCGATAATGGCTTATGCCGTTACGATGGCCGACGGGTGTTGCCATTTCGTATCAATGAACTGGGGCTCAACCAGTATATATCAGCACTCCAAGTGGCTGATGAAGGACTTTTTGTAGGCACTTCCATCGGTGTGTTCTATATCGACTACCAATGTCATACTTTCGAGAAACTGCCGATGGGCATCCGCACTACCGTCACCTCGTTTGCGATGGATAAAGAGGGGGCACTCTGGATATCAACGATGGGGCAGGGGGTATGGCAATATAATATCAAGAGCCGACAGCATAAGCAATATCCTATTCATACCGCCGGAAACGTGGTGGCCCAAGTGTTGGTGGATAATAATAACCAGATATGGACTGTAACTAATTGGGGAGCGCCTTACGTACAGCGTCTGAACCGATTGCATAATCAGTTCGAACCCGTTAGTCTGAATTTCCCCGCTGCCTATAGTGCGCTCAGTATGCTGCAAACCCGCGATGGCCGCTACTGGCTGGGAACTTGGGAGCAAGGGTTGCTGTTGATGCATGGCGATGGCCAGTTGGAACAGGTTCTGGATCTGCAGCGTACCAAAGTAGGCTGGCACATACATACCCTGTTCGAACTGAATGATGGACGCATCTGTATCGGTTGCGATGACGGTTTGATTATCCTGAATCCCAAGACAGGCGATTGGCGCAAGTTTGATGATCGTTTTGTCTATGCTATCACCAGCGATACCGAGGGCGGTATGTGGATCGGCACCTTCTATAATGGTGTTCGCTACATATCACCTGTAGGTAAGCGTTTCGAGGGCTTCTCGATGGCTGATGGTTTGCCTGGTAATGTTATCTCACGTTTTTGCGAAGACAGGCAGGGACGTATATGGATTGCCAGCGATGATGGTGGACTGATGTGCTATCTGCCCAAGGAGCAGCGATTCAGCGATTATCCCCATCAGGACATCCTGAGAAAACATAATGTCCACGCCCTCTGCCTGAGTGGCAACGAGCTGTGGGTGGGCACCTATACGAATGGTGTGCAGGTGATGAATCTGGAAACGGGACAGTTGCACCAGTACACCCAGACCAGCAGTCCCAACTCGCTTGATAATTCGAGCTGTTATGCCCTCTACAGCGATGAGCGTGGGTGGATTTGGGTAGGTACGATGGAGGGATTGAATCTGTATAACCGTACTAAAAACCAGTTTGAGCGTATTGCTAATCTGAACGCGATGGTCATCGATATCGACAAAGACCGGGCGGGCAACCTCTGGATATCAACCCAAGGTAATGGCTTGTGGAAATACCATATAGCCACTAAGAAACTGAAACAATACAAACACGAAGATGCTGATAAGCAGTCGCTGCCCGACAATCAGGTGAACTGCTGCTTAGTTGATGAGGCGGGCAAACTTTGGGTGGGAACCCTTGATGGCCTGTGCAGCTATAATCCCAGAACTGATGACTTTACCTATGTGGAGCTCGACGTACCCAACCACGATGTGATGGGTATCATCGAGGATCAGGGGGCGTTGTGGCTTTCTACCGAGCGGGGCATCGTGAGATTTGAACCTGGTAGCGGCGAGGTGGATTCGGAGAAGCATCCGTTGACACAGCCACAGACTCAACGGTTCACCCGTCATGACGGACTCGTCAGCGAGCAGTTTCAGCCTAATGCCTGTCTAAAGACCAAAGATGGGTGTATTTATTTTGGTAGTACAACAGGCTTTAATAGTTTCTATCCCTATCAGATCAAGACCAATAGTGTGATGCCACCTGTTTATGTCACCTCGTTGGAGATTCTGAATTGTGAGGAGCGTAATGCCGATGGATTGCCCATCGACCTGACGCTGACCAAGCAGATAACAATAGGCTATAGCGATTCAAAGATGGTCACCCTGTCGTTTGCATCACTCAGCTATTGTTCGCCCGAGAAGATTCAGTATGCCTATATGCTCGAAGGCTTCGACCGTGATTGGAACTACGTGGGCAACCAGAACCGCGCCACCTATACCAACCTGCCCGCAGGCACTTACACCTTCCGTGTAAAGGCCACCAACAATGACGGCATCTGGAGCGACAACGAGGCCGAACTTAAAATCATCGTGCATCCTCCGTTCTGGTGGAGTTGGTATGCCAAACTGCTATATCTGGTGCTGATGGTTATGGCGGTTTACTATTATGTACAGCTGCGATTGAAACGTGCCGGACGACAGCACCAGCGCGAACTGCAGTTGCTGAACGAACAGAAAGAGAAAGAGGTACGCGAGGCCCGACTGAACTTTTTTACGATGATAGCCCACGAGATACGTACGCCCGTTTCGCTGATTATCGGACCGTTGGAGAAGATGCTGAAACACGGCACACCATCCGACGACTTGAAGGTGATCGACCGCAATGCCCATCGCCTGCTGGAGCTGGTCAACCAGTTGCTCGACTTCCGTAAGGTCGAACAGCAAAGTCTGGTGATGCATTTTGCTACACATAATATCTACCAGTTGATGGTGTCGGTGAGCGAGCGCTTTGCTCCCACCTTCGAGCAGAATGGTAAACACTTCACCGTGGAGTACCCCAGCGAGCACTTCACTGCTATTGTTGATAAGGAGGCCATCATCAAGACCATCAGTAATCTGCTGACTAATGCCAACAAATATACGAAGGACCAGGTACGCCTATCATGTAGCGAAGACCCCGATGGCGAGCACTTACGTATCAGTGTGAGCGATAATGGTGTGGGCATCCGGCAGGTCGATCAGGAGCGCATCTTCCAGCCTTTCTTTCAGGCCGAGGGCAACCAGCCCGGCACAGGTATCGGACTGAATATCGTTAAGAATATCGTTACCCAGCACCACGGCACCATCAGTGTTGATTCAGAGATAGGCAAGGGTAGTACCTTTACCATCATTCTGCCCGTAATCCAGACCGTTACCGAGCCCATCGAGCCTGCAAATCCGTCGGAGCCAAAGGCGATCGACGATCACACCGCTCCTGCTCAATCGTCCAACACAACTATCAACTATCAACAGTCAACTGTCAACAATCAACAGTCTATGTTAATCGTCGACGATTCCGAAGACATGCGCCAGTTCCTCGAGAATAATTTCAAGGATAAGTACCATATTATTACTGCTGGCGACGGTATCGAGGCGCTCCACTTGTTACAGCAACACCAGGTAAGTATTATCATCAGCGACTGGATGATGCCCCGTATGGATGGTGCCGAATTCTGCCGTCGTGTGCGTCAGAATCCGCTCACTAGTCATATCCCGTTTGTGATGCTTACTGCCAAGACCGACGACAACTCGAAGGTGAAGGGTATGGATGTTGGTGCCGACGCCTACATCGAAAAACCCTTCTCTGTGCAGTATCTCGAAGCCTGTATCCGCAATATCCTTCAGATACGTCGCCAGTTGATGGAGAAATTCTCTACACAGCCGCTTGAGCCTGTAACAGAGATTGCTCAGAACTCCACCGATAACGAGTTCCTTAAGAAGATGAATCAGATTATCGAGGAGAACTTCTCCAACTCCGAACTAAATGTTGATTTCCTGGCCGAGCGCCTTAATATCAGTCGTAGCGGATTGTTTGCTAAGATTAGGACCCTGGCCGATGTAACGCCCAACGAGATGATACAGATTGTGCGTCTGAAACGTGCCGCCCAGCTATTGCACGAGGGTGGCCACATGGTTAGCGAAGTGGGGTATATGGTAGGATTCACAAATCCCTCATATTTCTCCAAATGCTTCCAAAAGCAATTCGGCATCCGTCCTGCCGAATACATGAAATCAAACGGTAAAAACTGA
- a CDS encoding ZIP family metal transporter: MTTTLIIGLLIPLLGTMLGSAFVFFMKGEMSDRLQKSLLGFASGVMVAASIWSLLIPAMEMGADSGKWSVMPAAVGFLLGMGFLLLIDELTPHLHIGTDKPEGMRSHLSKTAMLALAVTIHNLPEGMAVGVVFAGADSGITSISLASAVAVSLGIAIQNVPEGAIISMPMRAAGNSKRRSFLIGSLSGAVEPIGAIAVLLLASLLMPMMPYMLAFAAGAMFYVVVEELIPEASSGQHSNLSTIGFAIGFVLMMVLDVVMG, translated from the coding sequence ATGACTACAACATTAATCATAGGATTGCTTATTCCGCTACTGGGCACCATGCTCGGTTCGGCTTTTGTGTTCTTTATGAAGGGCGAAATGTCGGACAGACTGCAGAAATCCTTATTGGGATTTGCTTCGGGTGTGATGGTAGCGGCATCGATATGGTCGCTGCTGATTCCGGCGATGGAGATGGGAGCCGATAGTGGCAAGTGGAGTGTGATGCCTGCAGCTGTAGGATTCCTGTTGGGTATGGGATTCCTGCTGCTTATCGACGAACTGACGCCACACCTGCACATAGGCACCGACAAGCCTGAGGGTATGCGCTCACATCTGTCGAAGACGGCCATGCTGGCCCTGGCAGTAACCATCCACAACCTGCCTGAGGGAATGGCTGTGGGCGTGGTGTTTGCTGGAGCCGATAGTGGCATCACCAGTATCTCGCTGGCCAGTGCGGTAGCCGTATCATTGGGTATCGCCATCCAGAATGTGCCCGAAGGTGCCATCATCTCTATGCCTATGCGTGCAGCAGGCAACAGTAAGCGGCGCTCATTCCTGATAGGCTCGTTGAGTGGAGCCGTTGAGCCCATCGGTGCCATTGCCGTATTGTTGCTGGCATCGCTACTCATGCCCATGATGCCCTATATGCTGGCCTTTGCCGCAGGCGCCATGTTCTATGTGGTAGTAGAGGAGCTTATCCCCGAAGCCTCAAGCGGTCAGCACTCCAACCTCAGCACCATCGGTTTTGCCATTGGTTTTGTGCTGATGATGGTGCTCGACGTGGTGATGGGATAA